AGTACTAGTGCTGCATAAGAGTTTGTTAAATACCAAGAAGAAATAACAATACCATAAGACTCAACAAAAGTATAAACTCTTGGTTCTACACCTGTTGCTCTTAGTTGATATTTACTTCTCATTTTAGATAACTGTTTTCTTGTAATATCAGTATATCCCTTTGAGTAGTGTTTTAAAATCTCTTTTGCAATGTGCTGTGCTTTTTTATGGTTTGAGTCAAAAGTAATTGTAATATCAATACCATCCCAAACTGTTCTAAGTCCTGAGTGAGTATAGTTAGCAATCATCTCAGAGAAAATGTAGTTATTTGGAATAAAGAAAATTCTTCCTGTTCTTCTATTTACTGTATATGAAGTTAATGTAATATCTTCTCTAACTGTTATTTTAAACAGTGAAATATCAAGTACATCTCCAACTACTTCAAGTCCATTTCTAGTAACTTTGATTCTATCTCCTACATGAATTGAACCTGATGTAACAATAACCATCCATCCAAATAAAGACATAAACCAATCTTTAAGAGCAATAGCAATACCCGCAGATGCGAAACCAAGGATTGTAACTACGTAAGATACGTTATCAATATATGAAAATAAAATTATAATCATAATAAAGAAAACCACAAAGAAGTTGATTACTTTGTTTGTCATATAGTAATTTTCATTTTGAGAAAAATACTTTTTAAGTGCAAGTTTGATTAAGAATGTAATTATAAATAAAGAAACAATAATCATAGCAATATTAAATATCTTCTCAACTTGATTTGAAATTTGTGATTTTGTTTCTAAGATTACTTGTTCTATTTTTCTTGTATAAACCTCTTCAGTAGTAGATACAATTTCAAGAACCATATGGAAATCTTTTTTCTCTTTATCTAAGAAATTTATCTCTTCTTTATACTCTGGTTTTGGGTCAGTATTATAAAGGTCAACATAAGCATATAGTTTCTCATCAAGTAAATTTGTAATCTCTGAAATTCTTTCTTCTATTGAAGAGAATTGCTTTTTGTTGTTCTCTAACTTTTTGATATATGAAAGTGCATTAATTATTCCAAAAGGGTTTGTAATAGACTCATAACTTTCTATCTCTGGTGGATTGATTAAAGAACCAATAGGAGAACCTTTGTATTCAGCAATTAATTCTAACTCATTTTCTTTAATTCTAATTTTATTATTAAGTTGAAAAATTTTATCTTCATTTTTTGGATTTACTTTTTCAACTGTATCTTTTAAATCATCTAATTCAGAAGAGATTCTTCTATAAGCATCATAGTTACTATATCTTTTTAGTAAAATATTGTTTTTAAGTTCAGAGTCAATAGCATCAATTCTATTTTTTATCTCTGTGATTTTTGCTCTTTTCTCTTCAGCTTCTTTTTGTTTTAGTTTTTCTTCTTCAATCTCTTTTAATCTTTTTTCTTCAATTGCTTCAATATCAGAAAGTTTATTTACTACAGTTTCTGATAAATCTTTTTGTGCGAATGAAGAAGTTACAAAAAAAGCTACTAATAGTAGTTTGAAAATATTTTTCAATTTGAAAACCCTTTTAATACTTCAATTACATCATCTTTTGAAATCTCATCTGTGATTTCACAATCTCCAATACCTTTAGGAACTATAAATTTAATTTTGTTGTCTAATGATTTTTTATCTAAAAAGAAATGCTCATAAAAATCTTCTACATCTTCTATCTTATAATCAGTTGGAATATCATATTTTTCTAATAGTTTTTTTACTCTTAATGCTTCTTCTTCAGTCATATAACCAATTTTACAAGCAAGTTCATTTGCCATAACCATACCAATTCCAACAGCTTCACCATGTAAGTATGTATTATAGTTTGTTTCATTCTCAATTACGTGACCAAAAGTATGACCATAGTTAAGAGCAGCTCTTAAACCTTTCTCTTTTTCATCTTGACAAACAACCCATGCTTTAGTTTCTACTGATTTTGCAATAGCTGTTTTAATATTTTCTTTATCGTTTAAATCATTTTCTTCAAGCCAAGAAAAGAAATCTCTATTGAAAGTTACTGCCATCTTAACAATCTCAGCAATCCCTGCTCCAAACTCTCTTTTTGGTAATGTTGTTAAGAAGTGAGGGTCAATATTTACTGCTATTGGTTGATGAAAAGCACCAATTAGATTTTTACCAAACTTATTGTTTACACCCGTTTTACCACCAACACTTGCATCAACTTGAGAAAGAAGTGTCGTAGGAACTTGAACAAAGTCAATTCCTCTTTGATAAATAGAAGCAGCAAAACCAGTCATATCTCCAATAACACCACCACCAAAAGCAATAAGTAAAGAGTTTCTATTTAGCTTTTGTTCAAAACAGTGTTCTAAAATATCTTCAATAGTTTTCATGTGTTTATACTGTTCACCATCTGGTATTGTTACAACAGACAACTCTTTTGCTGAAATTTTTTCTTTTAAATACTCTAAATGTAAGCCACTAACAGTTGGGTTTGTAACTATTACAACCTTTCTGTCAAAATATTGTTTTTCTAGTGTATCAATTGTGATATCGTATTTAGTATTATCTGGTAGAGAAATATTTACAATCATTAAAAATCCATAGTTTATAGTTTTTTAAATATATTATCTAAAATTTATTGAAAATGGGTTAAAAAGGCGAAGTTATAAGAGTTTTCTAAATACTTTATGATTAAAAATCATAAAGTATTTATTATAGAGTTTTATAGTTCAGAGTTTATAAGTTTTTTTAGGTTTTCTAAGCCAAACTCTTGAAGAGCTTTTCCATTTACAAAGTAAGATGGAGTTTTGTCCGCTTTTAAAGTTTCTGCATCTTTTAAATCTTGTGCAATTCTTTCATCTGCTGTTTTATTATTATTCATAAATTCAGCCATTTTTTCCATGTCTAAACCTTTTACATTTGCTAATAAAGCCCATAATTGTTTAGGTTGAACTACATGATGTTTTATCCAATAAGATTGTGTTGCAAACATGAACTCTAAAGTATCCATAAATAAACCTTGCTCTCTAGCACCTTCAAGCATTTTTACTGCATAATTTGAATTTTGATGAAATGGTGCGTATCTAAGAACTAATTTAATTTTTCCTTCATTCTCTTTCATTATCTCTTTTACATAAGGATGGAACTGTGCACAAGTACCACAAGCAGGGTCAAAGAACTCTACTAATTGAACTTTTGCATCTTTATTTCCAACAACAATTGAATATGGTCTTTGGAAAACTAAAGCTTCACTTTTTGAAATATTTTCATACTGTTCAGATTGCTTGTTTTTATAAACATAACCAGCAACAAAAAATAGTGCTAATAAAGCAACTATTGATACTAAAACTACTTTTTTATTTTGCATTAAAAAGACTCCGATTTTATAATTTTGATTATTTTAACATAGTTTTGTGTAGAGTTTATGGAGCACTTATAATAACAGTGTTCCGTCCACTCTCTTTTGCTTTATAAAGCAACTCATCACTATTTTTATATACTTCATCTATATGTTTTGATTCATCTTTTAAAATAGT
This window of the Arcobacter sp. F155 genome carries:
- a CDS encoding thioredoxin domain-containing protein, with translation MQNKKVVLVSIVALLALFFVAGYVYKNKQSEQYENISKSEALVFQRPYSIVVGNKDAKVQLVEFFDPACGTCAQFHPYVKEIMKENEGKIKLVLRYAPFHQNSNYAVKMLEGAREQGLFMDTLEFMFATQSYWIKHHVVQPKQLWALLANVKGLDMEKMAEFMNNNKTADERIAQDLKDAETLKADKTPSYFVNGKALQEFGLENLKKLINSEL
- a CDS encoding mechanosensitive ion channel domain-containing protein, which produces MKNIFKLLLVAFFVTSSFAQKDLSETVVNKLSDIEAIEEKRLKEIEEEKLKQKEAEEKRAKITEIKNRIDAIDSELKNNILLKRYSNYDAYRRISSELDDLKDTVEKVNPKNEDKIFQLNNKIRIKENELELIAEYKGSPIGSLINPPEIESYESITNPFGIINALSYIKKLENNKKQFSSIEERISEITNLLDEKLYAYVDLYNTDPKPEYKEEINFLDKEKKDFHMVLEIVSTTEEVYTRKIEQVILETKSQISNQVEKIFNIAMIIVSLFIITFLIKLALKKYFSQNENYYMTNKVINFFVVFFIMIIILFSYIDNVSYVVTILGFASAGIAIALKDWFMSLFGWMVIVTSGSIHVGDRIKVTRNGLEVVGDVLDISLFKITVREDITLTSYTVNRRTGRIFFIPNNYIFSEMIANYTHSGLRTVWDGIDITITFDSNHKKAQHIAKEILKHYSKGYTDITRKQLSKMRSKYQLRATGVEPRVYTFVESYGIVISSWYLTNSYAALVLRSTMSPEILEAFMKEDDIHIAYPTQTVNSNTGIRTPPIDLPDV
- the aroB gene encoding 3-dehydroquinate synthase, which translates into the protein MIVNISLPDNTKYDITIDTLEKQYFDRKVVIVTNPTVSGLHLEYLKEKISAKELSVVTIPDGEQYKHMKTIEDILEHCFEQKLNRNSLLIAFGGGVIGDMTGFAASIYQRGIDFVQVPTTLLSQVDASVGGKTGVNNKFGKNLIGAFHQPIAVNIDPHFLTTLPKREFGAGIAEIVKMAVTFNRDFFSWLEENDLNDKENIKTAIAKSVETKAWVVCQDEKEKGLRAALNYGHTFGHVIENETNYNTYLHGEAVGIGMVMANELACKIGYMTEEEALRVKKLLEKYDIPTDYKIEDVEDFYEHFFLDKKSLDNKIKFIVPKGIGDCEITDEISKDDVIEVLKGFSN